The following coding sequences lie in one Arabidopsis thaliana chromosome 3, partial sequence genomic window:
- the UGT76B1 gene encoding UDP-Glycosyltransferase superfamily protein (UDP-Glycosyltransferase superfamily protein; FUNCTIONS IN: transferase activity, transferring hexosyl groups, UDP-glycosyltransferase activity; INVOLVED IN: metabolic process; LOCATED IN: endomembrane system; EXPRESSED IN: 8 plant structures; EXPRESSED DURING: 4 anthesis, LP.02 two leaves visible, petal differentiation and expansion stage; CONTAINS InterPro DOMAIN/s: UDP-glucuronosyl/UDP-glucosyltransferase (InterPro:IPR002213); BEST Arabidopsis thaliana protein match is: UDP-glucosyl transferase 76C1 (TAIR:AT5G05870.1); Has 7583 Blast hits to 7530 proteins in 440 species: Archae - 0; Bacteria - 352; Metazoa - 2017; Fungi - 25; Plants - 5047; Viruses - 86; Other Eukaryotes - 56 (source: NCBI BLink).), producing the protein METRETKPVIFLFPFPLQGHLNPMFQLANIFFNRGFSITVIHTEFNSPNSSNFPHFTFVSIPDSLSEPESYPDVIEILHDLNSKCVAPFGDCLKKLISEEPTAACVIVDALWYFTHDLTEKFNFPRIVLRTVNLSAFVAFSKFHVLREKGYLSLQETKADSPVPELPYLRMKDLPWFQTEDPRSGDKLQIGVMKSLKSSSGIIFNAIEDLETDQLDEARIEFPVPLFCIGPFHRYVSASSSSLLAHDMTCLSWLDKQATNSVIYASLGSIASIDESEFLEIAWGLRNSNQPFLWVVRPGLIHGKEWIEILPKGFIENLEGRGKIVKWAPQPEVLAHRATGGFLTHCGWNSTLEGICEAIPMICRPSFGDQRVNARYINDVWKIGLHLENKVERLVIENAVRTLMTSSEGEEIRKRIMPMKETVEQCLKLGGSSFRNLENLIAYILSF; encoded by the exons atggagactagagaaacaaaaccagtGATCTTTCTCTTCCCTTTCCCTTTACAAGGTCACTTAAACCCAATGTTTCAGCTCGccaacatcttcttcaacagagGCTTCTCCATCACTGTGATCCACACTGAGTTCAACTCTCCAAACTCTTCCAATTTCCCTCATTTCACTTTCGTATCCATCCCCGATAGCTTGTCTGAACCTGAATCCTATCCCGATGTCATCGAGATTCTCCATGACCTCAATTCCAAGTGTGTTGCTCCTTTTGGTGATTGCTTAAAGAAGCTTATATCTGAAGAACCAACAGCAGCTTGTGTGATTGTTGACGCTCTTTGGTACTTCACTCACGATTTAACCGAGAAATTCAATTTCCCGAGGATTGTTCTCCGAACCGTTAACCTCTCAGCTTTCGTCGCTTTCTCAAAGTTTCATGTTTTACGAGAGAAAGGGTATCTTTCTTTACAAG AGACTAAGGCAGACTCACCGGTTCCGGAGCTTCCGTATCTTAGAATGAAGGATCTTCCATGGTTCCAGACAGAAGATCCAAGATCAGGGGATAAGTTACAGATAGGTGTGATGAAGTCACTAAAGTCTTCCTCAGGAATCATATTCAACGCCATTGAAGATCTTGAAACAGATCAGCTTGATGAAGCCCGCATAGAATTCCCAGTTCCACTCTTCTGTATTGGACCCTTTCACAGGTACGTTTCAGCTTCATCCAGTAGCTTACTTGCACACGACATGACTTGTCTCTCCTGGTTAGACAAGCAAGCAACAAATTCCGTAATCTACGCAAGTCTTGGAAGCATTGCTTCGATCGATGAATCTGAATTCTTGGAGATTGCTTGGGGTCTAAGAAACAGCAACCAACCTTTTCTATGGGTGGTTAGACCCGGTTTAATCCACGGGAAAGAATGGATCGAGATTCTGCCTAAAGGGTTCATCGAAAATCTCGAGGGCCGGGGTAAAATAGTGAAATGGGCACCTCAGCCTGAAGTTTTAGCTCACCGTGCAACAGGCGGATTCTTAACACATTGTGGATGGAACTCAACACTTGAGGGCATATGTGAAGCTATACCAATGATATGCAGACCATCTTTTGGGGACCAGAGGGTGAATGCTAGATACATTAACGATGTTTGGAAGATCGGATTGCATTTGGAAAACAAGGTAGAGAGACTAGTGATCGAAAACGCGGTTAGAACACTAATGACGAGCTCGGAAGGGGAAGAGATCCGCAAGAGGATTATGCCCATGAAGGAAACTGTTGAACAATGCCTTAAGCTTGGAGGTTCATCATTTCGGAATCTCGAAAACTTAATTGCTTATATATTGTCTTTCTAA
- a CDS encoding Pentatricopeptide repeat (PPR) superfamily protein (Pentatricopeptide repeat (PPR) superfamily protein; FUNCTIONS IN: molecular_function unknown; INVOLVED IN: biological_process unknown; LOCATED IN: mitochondrion; BEST Arabidopsis thaliana protein match is: Pentatricopeptide repeat (PPR) superfamily protein (TAIR:AT3G11380.1); Has 397 Blast hits to 332 proteins in 15 species: Archae - 0; Bacteria - 0; Metazoa - 0; Fungi - 0; Plants - 397; Viruses - 0; Other Eukaryotes - 0 (source: NCBI BLink).), with protein MSMTLSLQRHAKRILAYSNRPRFFCSYRNGTLSTNQTLHGRIEAALDQKAEITARLHQALEVSDWMIEHKICCLVPEDFSARFQLIENVLGLEEAEKYFESIPENLRGESLYTALLRSYAKRSEKKYLDRASRIHIQEDERISSFGTRDKVDESLREMKESNIDLDRLTVNKALRVYAAASDVAAMERFLADWEGTVKLDLMISTEQRRYTNEWQCSRLEFDVRMPIMLVSAYREKGMVEKAEKLMTRWGLKYRLCSKACIGDKAMKLVLEMKENKIEPDSVTINNVLRVNAYGLALESMEKFKSKWDGDGKTKLDAMAAAYERAGLLLKAIEIQRSKKEVYRLWNEYKNKANDGIARE; from the exons ATGAGCATGACGCTTAGTCTTCAGCGACACGCAAAGAGAATCCTCGCTTACAGTAACAGGCCTCGATTCTTCTGCTCCTACAGAAACGGAACGCTATCGACGAACCAAACTCTGCATGGTCGAATCGAAGCTGCTTTAGATCAGAAAGCAGAAATCACAGCG CGACTTCACCAAGCCCTAGAGGTATCAGACTGGATGATTGAACATAAGATCTGCTGTCTCGTCCCTGAAGATTTCTCAGCTCGATTTCAATTGATTGAAAACGTTTTAGGTttggaagaagcagagaagtaCTTCGAGAGCATCCCGGAGAATCTGAGAGGTGAATCTCTCTACACTGCTCTGTTAAGAAGTTACGCCAAACGatcggaaaaaaaatatcttgatAGAGCGAGCCGAATTCATAttcaagaagatgagagaattAG CTCTTTCGGAACCCGAGATAAGGTCGACGAGAGTCTGCGAGAGATGAAGGAGAGCAACATTGATCTCGATCGTCTCACCGTGAACAAAGCTTTGCGAGTGTACGCTGCTGCATCTGATGTGGCAGCAATGGAGAGGTTTCTGGCTGATTGGGAAGGAACTGTGAAGCTTGA CTTGATGATATCAACGGAGCAGAGGAGATATACTAATGAGTGGCAGTGCTCGCGTCTTGAGTTCGATGTTCGAATGCCAATTATGTTAGTGTCTGCTTATCGTGAAAAAGGAATGGTGGAGAAGGCAGAGAAACTGATGACCAGATGGGGACTAAAATATCG ATTATGCAGCAAGGCTTGTATTGGAGATAAGGCCATGAAGCTTGTATTGGAGATGAAGGAGAACAAAATTGAGCCTGATAGTGTCACGATAAACAACGTTTTGAGAGTAAACGCTTATGGATTAGCGCTAGAGTCGATGGAGAAGTTTAAGAGTAAATGGGATGGTGATGGAAAAACCAAGCTTGATGCAATGGCAGCTGCTTACGAGAGAGCCGGGCTACTACTAAAGGCGATAGAGATACAAAGGAGTAAAAAAGAAGTGTACCGTCTATGGAATGAGTACAAGAATAAGGCAAATGATGGGATTGCAAGAGAATAG
- a CDS encoding Cysteine/Histidine-rich C1 domain family protein (Cysteine/Histidine-rich C1 domain family protein; CONTAINS InterPro DOMAIN/s: DC1 (InterPro:IPR004146), C1-like (InterPro:IPR011424); BEST Arabidopsis thaliana protein match is: Cysteine/Histidine-rich C1 domain family protein (TAIR:AT3G11390.1); Has 1372 Blast hits to 589 proteins in 24 species: Archae - 0; Bacteria - 0; Metazoa - 1; Fungi - 8; Plants - 1357; Viruses - 0; Other Eukaryotes - 6 (source: NCBI BLink).) gives MDGGNPRCPLSHPTNPHTLSKSGQITKFGCFTCGKKAPLSKRDRRFSYYCITCDVSFHKGCHIFPRKLTHPYHLQHPLTFTFPDYESGITSDSFDYETYRTAVKCHSQFIITYSLKKPGSIECSWCGKNIEDDCFYRCSICNFYLDLSCSQSIPLLLVANPKSHQHPLVFYRRPLLTPCDACGLVNVLDPSYACFQCNYMVHQSCIDLPRVIKITRHRHRLSHIPCVQSPVSPCGVCYQKVENKYGLYSCNRYEDHSYVVHSKCATHENIWDGKELEWEPEEPENIEDILPFKKVGTDMIKYFSHEHNLKLEKYDAVRDAEKLCQACVCPINSRDFYNCIHCDFFLHEVCAGLLRKLDHALHKHTLILDPYPRDSYYLLDCPICSRGSTGFRYICSISNCNSHRIGIDIRCILVPDHFTHESHEHPLFISTSFKAEIRCQGCQKECMQSYLQCTICIFIMCYKCATIPTEVSYKHDKHPLSLCYGEKADDTYWCELCEKEVNPRNWFYTCNICCITIHLHCIFGSSSYMKPGSIFDYNYSKLEVLRNSNSTRPQCTRCGDRCPGYIYFKRKRDKHPVTFSCSVQCLEGG, from the coding sequence ATGGATGGAGGTAACCCAAGATGTCCGTTATCTCATCCAACTAACCCTCACACCCTCTCTAAATCCGGCCAAATCACCAAGTTTGGTTGTTTTACATGCGGTAAAAAAGCACCGCTCAGCAAAAGAGACCGTCGCTTCTCTTACTACTGCATCACCTGTGATGTGAGTTTCCACAAAGGATGTCACATTTTTCCGAGGAAGTTAACACATCCTTATCACCTTCAGCACCCTCTTACTTTCACCTTTCCGGATTATGAAAGCGGGATCACATCCGACAGCTTCGATTATGAAACCTATCGCACTGCAGTAAAGTGTCACTCTCAATTCATCATCACATATAGTCTTAAGAAGCCTGGATCTATAGAATGCTCATGGTGCGGCAAAAATATCGAAGACGATTGTTTCTATCGTTGTTCTATATGTAACTTCTATTTGGATCTCTCTTGCTCCCAAAGTATTCCACTTCTCCTCGTTGCAAACCCAAAGAGTCATCAGCATCCACTCGTGTTCTACAGGCGACCACTCTTGACTCCATGTGATGCGTGTGGGTTAGTCAATGTGTTGGATCCAAGCTATGCTTGTTTTCAATGTAATTATATGGTCCATCAAAGTTGCATAGACTTACCTCGAGTCATAAAGATCACGCGTCATCGGCATCGTCTTTCTCACATTCCTTGCGTCCAATCTCCGGTTTCACCATGTGGGGTATGCTATcagaaagttgaaaacaaGTACGGCCTATATTCTTGCAACCGCTACGAAGATCACTCTTATGTAGTGCATTCGAAATGTGCCACGCATGAAAATATATGGGACGGGAAAGAACTCGAATGGGAACCTGAGGAACCCGAAAACATTGAAGATATCCTCCCATTTAAGAAGGTTGGTACTGATATGATAAAGTATTTCTCGCATGAACATAATCTGAAGCTCGAGAAGTATGATGCTGTTCGTGATGCAGAGAAGCTATGTCAAGCATGCGTCTGTCCTATCAACTCTCGTGATTTCTACAATTGCATCCACTGTGATTTTTTTCTCCACGAGGTATGTGCTGGTCTTCTTCGAAAATTGGATCATGCGTTGCACAAACACACTCTTATCCTAGACCCATATCCTCGAGACAGTTATTATCTCTTGGACTGTCCCATTTGTTCCAGAGGATCCACTGGTTTCAGGTACATATGTTCCATAAGTAATTGTAATTCCCATCGAATTGGCATAGATATTCGATGTATTTTAGTTCCAGATCATTTCACTCACGAGAGTCATGAACATCCTCTATTTATCTCCACATCCTTCAAAGCAGAAATTCGTTGCCAGGGTTGTCAGAAGGAGTGCATGCAGTCTTACCTGCAGTGTACTATATGCATATTTATCATGTGTTATAAATGCGCTACAATTCCAACGGAAGTTAGCTACAAACACGACAAGCATCCTCTTTCTCTATGCTATGGAGAGAAAGCAGATGATACGTACTGGTGTGAACTATGTGAGAAAGAGGTTAATCCAAGGAATTGGTTCTACACATGCAACATATGTTGTATCACTATCCACCTTCATTGCATCTTCGGATCTTCTAGTTATATGAAGCCTGGTTCCATATTTGATTACAACTATTCCAAATTGGAAGTTCTTCGCAACAGTAACAGCACTCGACCGCAATGCACCCGATGTGGTGATCGTTGTCCAGGTTACATCTACTTCAAACGCAAACGCGATAAACACCCTGTAACGTTTTCCTGTTCTGTGCAATGTTTAGAGGGAGGATGA
- a CDS encoding Pentatricopeptide repeat (PPR) superfamily protein (Pentatricopeptide repeat (PPR) superfamily protein; FUNCTIONS IN: molecular_function unknown; INVOLVED IN: biological_process unknown; LOCATED IN: mitochondrion; CONTAINS InterPro DOMAIN/s: Pentatricopeptide repeat (InterPro:IPR002885); BEST Arabidopsis thaliana protein match is: Tetratricopeptide repeat (TPR)-like superfamily protein (TAIR:AT1G28020.1); Has 4044 Blast hits to 2539 proteins in 107 species: Archae - 0; Bacteria - 6; Metazoa - 8; Fungi - 2; Plants - 3964; Viruses - 0; Other Eukaryotes - 64 (source: NCBI BLink).), which produces MSMRHNLQRHAKRILAYSNRPRFFCSYTNVTLSSPATNQTLQSRIEAASHQKAEITTVLEQWLQQQQQQGKQLNPSLLRGIVEKLRSSNRPRQALEVSDWMVEQKMYNLPEDFSARFHLTEKVLNLEEAEKFFESIPENMRFESMYNSLLRSYARQSGEKALKKAESVFKKMKKLGLLLRPSPYNSMTSLYSSLGNRDKVDEILREMKENNVELDNVTVNNALRVYAAVSDVATMDKFLADRKEITRLDGLTMLAMAKAYELMSLYGEAGEIEDVHRVWDKYKATRQKDNEEFRTLIGSLLKLGDTKGAEKIYYNEWECSGLEFDNRIPDMLVSGYREKGMVMKADKLVNKTLWIRGLATPITLLLEEMDKKGNKVSPPGLRDLIKNLRDSNQLSKALEASTWMCQKKVFNLFSEDYATRLHLTEKVLGLEEAENFFESSIPENMKDYSVYDTLLSCYARSSNTQSKAEAVFEKMRELGLQSKLSPFNSLISLYSGQGKLSVVNILLCDMKHKNIEPDIVTRNNVLRANAYILAIDSMEKV; this is translated from the exons ATGAGCATGAGGCATAATCTTCAGCGACACGCAAAGCGAATCCTCGCTTACAGTAACAGGCCTCGATTTTTCTGCTCCTACACCAACGTAACACTATCGTCTCCGGCGACGAACCAAACTCTGCAGAGTCGGATCGAAGCGGCTTCACATCAGAAAGCAGAAATCACAACGGTGCTTGAGCAATGGctacagcaacaacaacaacagggGAAGCAGTTAAACCCTTCGTTATTAAGAGGAATCGTCGAGAAGCTCAGAAGTTCTAACCGACCTCGCCAAGCCCTAGAGGTATCAGACTGGATGGTCGAACAAAAGATGTACAATCTCCCGGAAGACTTCTCAGCTAGATTTCATCTGACTGAGAAGGTTTTAAATttggaagaagcagagaagttCTTTGAGAGCATCCCGGAGAATATGAGATTCGAGTCAATGTACAATTCTCTATTAAGAAGTTACGCAAGACAATCCGGAGAAAAAGCTCTGAAGAAAGCCGAATCTGttttcaagaagatgaagaagctagGGTTGCTCTTGAGACCTTCACCGTACAACTCGATGACATCACTCTATAGCTCTCTCGGAAACAGAGATAAAGTCGATGAGATTCTTCGAGAGATGAAGGAGAACAACGTTGAGCTCGATAATGTCACCGTGAACAACGCTTTGCGAGTATACGCTGCTGTATCTGATGTAGCGACAATGGACAAGTTTCTAGCTGATAGGAAAGAGATTACAAGGCTTGATGGGCTCACAATGCTTGCGATGGCAAAGGCTTAT GAACTCATGAGCCTATATGGTGAAGCAGGAGAGATAGAAGATGTTCACCGTGTATGGGACAAGTACAAGGCGACAAGACAGAAGGATAATGAAGAATTTCGAACTTTGATTGGTTCTCTCTTGAAGCTTGGTGATACCAAAGGAGCAGAGAAGATATACTACAATGAGTGGGAGTGCTCCGGTCTTGAGTTTGATAACCGAATCCCCGATATGTTGGTGTCGGGTTATCGCGAAAAGGGAATGGTGATGAAGGCAGATAAACTGGTGAACAAGACTTTGTGGATCAGAGGATTGGCTACACCAATCACTCTGTTGCTGGAAGAAATGGATAAAAAGGGGAATAAAGTGAGTCCGCCGGGCTTGAGAGACCTCATCAAGAATCTACGTGATTCAAATCAGTTGTCCAAAGCACTTGAGGCATCAACATGGATGTGTCAAAAAAAGGTGTTTAATCTCTTTTCAGAAGATTATGCAACAAGGCTTCATCTGACTGAGAAAGTGTTGGGTTTGGAGGAAGCAGAGAACTTTTTCGAAAGCAGCATCCCGGAGAATATGAAAGATTACTCTGTCTACGATACACTCTTAAGCTGTTATGCAAGATCTAGCAACACTCAAAGTAAAGCTGAAGCCGTTTTCGAGAAGATGAGAGAGCTAGGTTTACAATCCAAACTTTCCCCATTCAACTCGTTGATATCTCTCTACAGTGGGCAAGGGAAACTAAGTGTGGTCAATATACTTCTATGTGATATGAAGCATAAGAATATAGAGCCTGATATTGTCACGAGGAACAACGTTTTGAGAGCAAACGCATACATATTGGCCATAGACTCGATGGAGAAAGTATAA
- a CDS encoding Cysteine/Histidine-rich C1 domain family protein (Cysteine/Histidine-rich C1 domain family protein; FUNCTIONS IN: zinc ion binding; INVOLVED IN: biological_process unknown; LOCATED IN: cellular_component unknown; CONTAINS InterPro DOMAIN/s: DC1 (InterPro:IPR004146), Zinc finger, PHD-type (InterPro:IPR001965), C1-like (InterPro:IPR011424); BEST Arabidopsis thaliana protein match is: Cysteine/Histidine-rich C1 domain family protein (TAIR:AT3G11390.1); Has 35333 Blast hits to 34131 proteins in 2444 species: Archae - 798; Bacteria - 22429; Metazoa - 974; Fungi - 991; Plants - 531; Viruses - 0; Other Eukaryotes - 9610 (source: NCBI BLink).), with the protein MPKKEVPPLPPLIGFGRYRNRYGKKMDKEEEEEEDVAPPQPPLGYKGCRNQCSAKMNKEKVSPPPTPLGFRRHHNQNSAKKDQEEVSQVPLPLECRRYHNQTGNKMDKEKVPSPPPSARRFKRSRNQRSKNMDKEVPSTTPAPRPRRFKRHQNQNGKEMDKKIVLLASHHFPTENPRCPVSHPAQPHSLSPRFGGNTKFGCFSCGENTSPMTEDQIYHFSCTTCDVEFHSGHCLRFPRKLTHPYHLQHPLTFTFRNDETGITSDGIIDESFCTTVFSDSNTSDPKKLGSTESDHCTWCGKSIQGSWSYRCSICNFCLDLSCSQNIPLLLVPNPKSHQHPLVFYRRPLLTPCDACGLINMLDPSYACFQCNYMVHQSCINLPRVIKITRHQHRLFHTPCLQSKISLCRVCYQKVDTNYGQYSCYHEVCSYVVHSKCATNENVWDAKELEWESEESEEIEDILPLKKVGCGQIKHFSHKHPLKLKKYNGVRDAEKQCQACILPINSSDFYNCRHCDFFLHEVCAGLLRKLSHALHKHPLILITSPRNHYDLIDCSACSRKSTGFRYICPEKKCVSKQVQIDVRCISSVPEYFTHKSHKHPLFISTSSKGENKTYCVGCKKIGMRSYLQCTICKFALCYQCATIPTEVSYKYDKHPLSLCYGEKADETYWCELCEKKVNPRDWFYTCNECCITIHLHCLFGSSSYMKPGFRFKYYSSKVEVRRNSVTRPNCVECGHRCPGYIYYKNDNSVTVTCSLHCFEKKLIPLQTW; encoded by the coding sequence ATGCCGAAAAAAGAAGTACCTCCACTTCCTCCACTTATTGGATTTGGACGATACCGTAACCGGTACGGCAAAAAGAtggacaaagaagaagaagaggaagaagacgttGCTCCACCTCAGCCACCTCTTGGATATAAAGGATGCCGTAACCAATGCAGCGCAAAGATGAACAAGGAAAAAGTATCCCCACCTCCTACACCTCTTGGATTCAGACGACACCATAACCAAAACAGCGCAAAGAAGGACCAAGAAGAAGTGTCTCAAGTTCCTCTGCCTCTTGAATGTAGACGATATCATAACCAAACCGGCAACAAGatggacaaagaaaaagtaccTTCTCCACCTCCTTCAGCTCGTAGATTCAAACGATCTCGTAaccaaagaagcaaaaatatGGACAAAGAAGTACCTTCAACTACTCCAGCTCCCCGTCCCCGTAGATTCAAACgacatcaaaaccaaaacggCAAAGAAATGGACAAAAAAATAGTACTTCTAGCTTCTCACCATTTTCCTACCGAAAACCCAAGATGTCCTGTGTCTCATCCAGCTCAACCTCACAGCCTCTCTCCTAGATTCGGTGGAAACACCAAGTTTGGCTGTTTTTCTTGCGGTGAAAATACATCTCCCATGACTGAAGACCAGATCTACCATTTCTCCTGCACCACTTGCGATGTGGAGTTCCACAGTGGTCATTGTTTACGGTTTCCGAGGAAGTTGACGCATCCTTATCACCTCCAACATCCTCTTACGTTCACCTTCCGGAACGATGAAACCGGGATCACATCTGATGGCATTATAGATGAATCTTTTTGCACTACAGTTTTCTCTGACTCCAACACGTCTGATCCTAAGAAGTTAGGATCTACCGAATCTGATCATTGCACATGGTGTGGAAAAAGTATACAAGGAAGTTGGTCCTACCGTTGTTCTATATGCAACTTTTGTTTGGATCTATCTTGCTCTCAAAACATTCCACTTCTCCTCGTCCCGAACCCAAAGAGTCATCAGCATCCACTCGTCTTCTACCGGCGACCACTCTTGACTCCATGTGATGCTTGTGGGTTGATCAATATGTTGGATCCAAGCTATGCTTGTTTTCAATGTAATTACATGGTCCATCAAAGTTGCATCAACTTACCACGAGTCATAAAGATCACGCGTCACCAGCATCGTCTTTTTCACACACCTTGCCTCCAATCTAAGATTTCACTATGTCGGGTATGCTATCAAAAAGTTGACACCAACTACGGCCAATATTCTTGCTACCACGAGGTTTGCTCTTATGTAGTGCATTCGAAATGTGCAACGAATGAGAACGTATGGGATGCGAAAGAACTCGAATGGGAATCCGAGGAATCCGAGGAAATTGAAGATATACTCCCATTGAAGAAGGTTGGTTGTGGTCAAATAAAGCACTTCTCTCATAAACATCCTCTAAAGCTCAAGAAGTACAATGGTGTTAGAGATGCAGAGAAGCAATGTCAAGCATGCATCCTTCCTATCAACTCTAGTGATTTCTACAATTGCAGACACTGTGACTTTTTTCTCCACGAGGTATGTGCTGGTCTTCTTCGAAAACTGAGTCATGCGTTACACAAACACCCTCTTATCCTAATCACCTCTCCTCGAAACCACTATGATCTCATCGATTGTTCAGCTTGTTCCAGAAAGTCCACTGGTTTCAGGTACATATGTCCGGAAAAAAAGTGTGTGTCCAAACAAGTTCAGATAGATGTTCGATGTATCTCATCAGTTCCCGAATATTTCACCCATAAAAGTCATAAACATCCTCTATTTATCTCCACGTCCTCCAAAGGTGAAAACAAGACTTATTGCGTGGGTTGCAAGAAGATAGGTATGCGGTCTTACCTACAATGTACCATATGCAAATTTGCTCTGTGTTATCAATGCGCTACAATTCCAACGGAAGTAAGCTACAAATACGACAAGCACCCTCTTTCTCTATGCTATGGAGAAAAGGCAGATGAGACGTACTGGTGTGAACTATGTGAGAAAAAGGTTAATCCAAGGGATTGGTTCTACACATGCAACGAATGTTGTATCACTATCCACCTTCATTGCTTatttggatcttcttcttatatgaAGCCTGGTTTTAGATTCAAGTATTACTCGTCCAAAGTGGAAGTTCGTCGCAACAGTGTCACTCGACCGAATTGCGTTGAATGTGGTCATCGTTGTCCAGGTTACATCTACTACAAAAACGATAACTCTGTAACGGTTACTTGTTCTTTGCATTGTTTCGAGAAAAAGTTGATACCGCTGCAAACATGGTGA